One genomic region from Argentina anserina chromosome 2, drPotAnse1.1, whole genome shotgun sequence encodes:
- the LOC126783701 gene encoding flowering-promoting factor 1-like — protein sequence MSGVWVFKENGVMRLVDDSSSSRKKALVHLPSGQVVNSYSSLERILTGLGWERYYGGDPDLYQFHKHSSIDLISLPRDFNKFNSVYMYDIVIKNPNIFHVRDM from the coding sequence ATGTCTGGAGTTTGGGTTTTCAAGGAGAATGGTGTGATGCGCCTGGTGGATGATTCGTCTTCATCCCGGAAGAAGGCGCTGGTGCACTTGCCCAGCGGCCAGGTGGTGAATTCTTACTCGTCCCTGGAGCGAATCCTTACCGGGCTAGGCTGGGAGAGGTACTACGGCGGCGACCCCGACCTGTACCAATTCCACAAGCACTCTTCTATCGACCTGATTTCTCTGCCCAGAGACTTCAACAAGTTCAACTCCGTTTACATGTACGACATCGTCATTAAGAACCCCAATATCTTCCACGTCAGAGATATGTGA
- the LOC126785075 gene encoding endoribonuclease Dicer homolog 3a-like yields MYLPGEEGQNPPKRSFSEITDAPAAAADQDASKRFNPRRYQTQVYEVARRRNTIAVMETGTGKTMIAVMLIDEIGQAIKSSGDTKLMIFLAPTVHLVHQQFEVIKEHTSFEVEEYYGAKGVDAWDKEHWEEEFKAHDILVMTPQILLDALRKAFLTIEAVCLLIMDECHRATGNHPYTKIMKEFYHRSSIKPKVFGMTASPVIRKGVSSKMDCEDQISELESILDSQIYTVEDKTEMEVYAPTAKETRRFYNPTWFSSLDLKEKIKASWTKSDARFLKLQESIQSNFKDLDDKVKTLRKRLSSDYEKILYCLDDLGLICSYEAVKVCLENAPTSEECEVYRESSLQCRYFLDEVVGIIKQSLMNDFEDFLDVGFDYLKAVDLGYVSPKLNELVQLFHSFGVCSDLLCLIFVNRIITAKVIERFMRRVTSLSHFKISYLTGSTTSVDALTPKIQKETLKLFSCGEVNLLFSTDVVEEGIHVPNCSCVIRFDLPKTVRSYVQSRGRARQDNSQFILMLERGNEQQKDQLFEIIKSEGLMTNTALNRDPEESVLKPCTLDEISEYIVDSTGASVTADSSVRLLHKYCDTLPRDKYFIPKPAFQFSYLGDFYECKITLPPNAAFHTLVGPACKNSGLSKQFACLEACKKLHESGALNDHLLPSTNKSLEKDMNVERKGSASGAGTTKRKELHGTTGIHALSGTWAEKLYGVVFYAYKFDFSCDIVTELYSGFILLIESELAEDVGNIELELYLVSKRVKASVSSCGQVGLDGEQMAKAKLFQEFFFNGLFGKLFHRISPVEKQREFLLMKDTRKLWRHSYMYLVLPLETLNDSNNESWTINWGGISSCVSVVEFLKQNVGAPHRNGDARTSVQNRIVSSGTGCNSSQILHLANSSVDEKCLKDMVVVAVHTGKIYSVFEVVGDTSAESPFDTSEYNTYAEYFHKKYGILLMYPGQPLLRLKQNHNPHNLLVNFIGGGGSGKTSESGLVNGKERMYAHMPPELLVCTDVRREVLKSFYLLPSLIHRLESLMLASQLREEINTHPSSLQISSSLILEALTSVRCSEDFSMERLELLGDSVLKYTVGCSLFLKYPDKHDGQLSSLRQSVICNANLHRLGIDRNLQGYIRDGAFDPRRWVGPGQLSIRPVPCECGVDTLEVPVDSKFQTRDREVMVGKCCDRGHRWMGSKTISDCVEALIGAYYVAGGLSASVHFMKWLHIDVELEPSLVSEAITAASLHSCNPTLDDIGVLESKLSYVFSTKGLLQEAITHASEQESKLDYSYERLEFLGDCVLDLLITWYLYQSHKDIDPGELTDLRAASVNNENFAQAAVRHNLQQHLQHCSGLLQSQIIEYAKSLSEHDGGTKLQGQKGPKALGDMVESIAGAILIDTELNLDEVWRVYKPLLSPIVTPDKLELPPLRELIELCGSLGYFYKEKSIKKGETVHAELSVQLKDSLLIGEGIDRSKKIAKGEAAHHLLKELEKRGITHPGSARKRKLDVDQVGDSFPKKRKKTVMHLPMDTKSSNSATERKISTPEKDIPVIKAINMKKGGPRVSLFELCKQLQWQMPTFKPTEKDFSFISTITLYIPNFGSIECTGDPRSDKKSSLDSAALTMLYDLERQGRIIIGGC; encoded by the exons ATGTATTTGCCAGGGGAAGAAGGCCAGAATCCCCCGAAACGCAGCTTCTCTGAAATCACTGATGCTCCTGCTGCTGCCGCCGATCAAGATGCTTCAAAGCGCTTCAATCCCAGAAG GTATCAGACACAAGTGTATGAGGTTGCTAGGAGGAGGAACACTATAGCTGTGATGGAGACAGGTACTGGGAAGACAATGATAGCTGTGATGCTCATTGATGAGATTGGTCAAGCTATCAAGTCATCTGGTGACACCAAATTGATGATCTTCTTGGCCCCAACTGTTCATCTCGTTCATCAG CAATTTGAGGTTATTAAAGAACACACCAGTTTTGAAGTGGAGGAGTATTATGGAGCCAAGGGAGTTGATGCATGGGATAAGGAGCATTGGGAGGAGGAATTCAAAGCCCATGAT ATACTGGTTATGACGCCCCAGATTCTTTTGGATGCCTTAAGAAAGGCATTCTTGACTATAGAAGCAGTATGCTTGTTGATTATGGATGAGTGCCATCGGGCTACTGGAAACCACCCTTATACAAAGATCATGAAG GAATTTTATCACAGGTCTAGTATCAAGCCAAAAGTTTTTGGAATGACGGCTTCACCTGTCATTCGAAAAG GTGTCTCATCCAAAATGGACTGTGAAGATCAAATATCAGAACTTGAAAGCATTTTGGATTCCCAG ATTTATACGGTTGAAGATAAAACAGAGATGGAAGTATATGCCCCTACTGCGAAAGAAACTCGCAGATTTTATAACCCAACATGGTTTTCAAGTTTGGATTTGAAAGAAAAGATCAAGGCATCTTGGACGAAG AGTGATGCTAGGTTTTTGAAGCTGCAAGAATCAATTCAGAGTAACTTCAAAGATTTGGATGACAAAGTTAAAACTCTGCGGAAACGATTGTCTAGTGACTATGAAAAGATCCTTTATTGCCTGGACGACCTTGGTCTTATATGTTCTTATGAG GCTGTGAAGGTCTGTCTAGAGAATGCTCCTACTAGTGAAGAGTGTGAAGTTTATAGAGAAAGTTCTTTGCAGTGCAGATATTTTCTTGACGAAGTTGTTGGTATTATAAAGCAATCCCTTATGAATG ATTTTGAAGattttttggatgttgggtttGACTATTTAAAGGCAGTAGATTTGGGCTACGTATCACCAAAGTTAAATGAACTTGTTCAGCTCTTCCATTCGTTTGG GGTATGTAGTGATCTATTGTGCCTCATCTTTGTGAATAGAATCATTACAGCTAAAGTAATTGAAAGATTTATGAGAAGAGTTACCTCATTATCTCATTTCAAGATTTCTTATTTGACCGGGAGTACTACCTCAGTTGATGCTCTGACACCGAAAATACAAAAGGAGACATTGAAGTTATTCAGCTGTGGGGAG gtcaatttattattttctacCGATGTAGTTGAGGAGGGAATTCATGTTCCAAACTGCTCCTGTGTTATACGTTTTGACTTGCCAAAGACAGTGCGTAGTTATGTTCAGTCTAGAGGACGGGCCCGTCAAGATAACTCTCAATTCATTTTAATGCTAGAAAG GGGAAACGAGCAACAGAAAGATCAACTATTTGAGATCATCAAGAGCGAAGGTTTGATGACAAATACAGCTCTAAATAGAGACCCAGAGGAAAGTGTTTTGAAACCATGTACACTTGATGAAATAAGTGAATATATTGTGGATTCCACTGGAGCATCGGTGACAGCAGATTCCAGTGTCCGTCTCCTACATAAGTATTGTGACACACTCCCCAGAGACAA GTACTTTATTCCAAAGCCagcttttcaattttcatatcTCGGAGATTTTTATGAATGTAAGATTACATTGCCTCCAAATGCGGCTTTTCACACCTTGGTTGGTCCTGCATGCAAAAACTCCGGTTTGTCAAAGCAGTTTGCATGCTTAGAAGCTTGTAAAAAGCTGCATGAATCAGGTGCCTTGAATGATCATCTTCTGCCATCCACTAATAAGTCTTTGGAAAAAGATATGAATGTAGAAAGAAAAGGGTCGGCTTCTGGCGCAG GAACAACTAAGAGGAAGGAACTACATGGCACAACTGGCATACACGCTCTGTCTGGAACTTGGGCAGAAAAACTCTATGGTGTTGTTTTTTATGCCTATAAATTTGACTTCTCCTGTGATATCGTTACCGAGCTATATTCTGGATTTATTCTTCTGATCGAGTCAGAGCTTGCTGAGGATGTGGGGAATATCGAATTGGAGCTTTACTTAGTTTCAAAGAGAGTTAAAGCTTCTGTTTCTTCCTGTGGGCAAGTTGGTTTGGATGGAGAACAG ATGGCGAAAGCAAAGCTCTTTCAGGAATTTTTCTTCAATGGGTTGTTTGGAAAATTGTTTCATCGAATCAGTCCAGTTGAAAAGCAGAGAGAGTTTTTACTTATGAAAGATACTAGAAAGCTGTGGAGGCACTCATACATGTATTTGGTTCTTCCACTTGAAACATTAAATGATTCAAATAATGAATCTTGGACAATAAATTGGGGAGGGATCAGTTCTTGTGTTTCTGTTGTAGAGTTCTTGAAGCAGAATGTGGGTGCTCCGCATCGTAATGGTGATGCAAGAACTTCAGTGCAAAACAGAATTGTTTCATCTGGGACTGGATGCAATAGTTCACAGATACTGCATCTTGCTAATTCTTCTGTTGATGAAAAATGTCTTAAAGATATGGTGGTAGTGgccgtccacactggaaaaattTACTCTGTTTTTGAGGTTGTAGGTGACACATCCGCTGAGAGTCCTTTTGACACATCAGAGTATAATACCTATGCTGAGTACTTCCACAAAAA ATATGGGATCCTGCTCATGTATCCAGGTCAGCCTCTGTTGCGGCTGAAGCAAAATCATAATCCGCATAACCTTCTTGTCAACTTCATTGGTGGAG GTGGGAGTGGTAAGACATCAGAATCTGGCCTTGTTAATGGAAAGGAACGTATGTATGCCCATATGCCTCCTGAGCTTCTCGTCTGTACTGATGTGCGAAGAGAAGTTTTGAAGTCATTTTATCTACTACCATCATTGATTCATCGACTAGAATCATTGATGTTAGCTAGCCAACTCAGAGAAGAGATTAATACTCATCCTAGCAGCTTACAAATATCAAGCTCATTG ATTCTAGAAGCACTCACATCAGTTAGATGTAGTGAAGATTTTTCCATGGAGCGTTTGGAATTACTTGGTGATTCAGTCCTTAAGTATACTGTAGGCTGCAGCCTCTTCCTAAAGTATCCCGATAAACATGATGGACAATTATCTTCTCTGCGCCAGTCTGTAATTTGTAACGCAAACCTGCATAGATTGGGGATAGATCGAAACTTACAG GGATATATACGTGACGGTGCTTTTGATCCACGCCGTTGGGTTGGTCCTGGACAGCTCTCTATACGACCTGTTCCTTGTGAGTGCGGAGTAGATACCTTAGAAGTTCCAGTAGATAGCAAGTTTCAAACTAGGGACCGCGAAGTTATGGTTGGAAAGTGCTGTGACAGGGGCCATAGATGGATGGGTTCCAAAACAATCTCTGATTGTGTTGAAGCCCTTATAGGAGCTTACTATGTAGCTGGTGGATTATCTGCTTCAGTACATTTTATGAAGTGGCTCCACATTGATGTAGAACTTGAGCCGTCCTTGGTTTCTGAAGCAATTACTGCCGCATCACTTCATTCTTGCAACCCAACTCTGGATGACATTGGAGTGCTAGAGTCAAAGCTTAGTTATGTATTTTCTACCAAGGGTCTCTTACAGGAAGCCATAACACATGCATCTGAGCAAGAATCAAAACTTGACTATTCTTACGAG AGACTAGAATTTCTTGGTGACTGTGTGTTGGACCTGCTCATCACATGGTATCTCTATCAGAGCCACAAAGATATTGATCCAGGCGAGTTAACTGACTTGCGAGCTGCTTCAGTTAACAATGAAAACTTTGCTCAAGCTGCTGTGAGACACAACCTTCAACAGCATCTACAACATTGCTCTGGGTTACTTCAAAGTCAAATAATAGAATATGCAAAGTCGCTTTCTGAACATGATGGTGGTACCAAACTTCAGGGCCAGAAAGGTCCTAAG GCTCTTGGAGACATGGTGGAAAGTATTGCAGGAGCAATACTAATTGATACGGAGCTTAATCTTGATGAAGTCTGGAGAGTATACAAACCACTCTTATCTCCAATTGTGACCCCCGATAAACTTGAGCTGCCTCCCTTGCGTGAACTGATTGAATTATGTGGCTCCCTCGGGTATTTTTATAAAGAGAAATCCATCAAGAAGGGTGAAACAGTTCATGCGGAACTTAGCGTACAGCTGAAAGATAGCCTGTTGATTGGAGAGGGGATTGATCGGAGTAAAAAAATTGCAAAAGGAGAAGCAGCTCATCATTTGTTGAAGGAGCTTGAG AAAAGAGGTATTACACACCCTGGGTCCGCCAGGAAGAGAAAGTTGGATGTCGACCAAGTTGGTGATTCATTTCCAAAAAAGCGAAAGAAAACTGTGATGCATCTTCCTATGGATACAAAGTCCAGTAATTCGGCCACTGAAAGAAAAATAAGTACTCCCGAAAAAGACATCCCAG TCATCAAAGCAATTAACATGAAGAAAGGAGGACCTCGAGTCTCTCTTTTCGAGCTGTGCAAACAACTACAGTGGCAAATGCCTACCTTCAAACCAACAGAAAAGGATTTTAG TTTCATATCAACAATAACATTGTACATACCCAATTTCGGCAGCATTGAATGCACAGGAGATCCTAGGTCAGATAAAAAGAGTTCACTAGACTCTGCAGCACTTACCATGCTTTATGATCTCGAAAGGCAGGGTAGAATTATTATCGGTGGATGTTAA